CCATCATACCTGGTTCAACAGGGGCAGTGGAATCTATCGATGAAGTAGAAGAAATTGCAAAAGATACTGGTTACCCATTAGTGTTAAAAGCAGCTAGTGGTGGAGGCGGTAAAGGAATTCGTATCGTAAAAAGTAAAGAAGCACTGAGCAAAGCATTCAAGGAAGCGAAGAGCGAAGGAGCAAAATACTTTGATGACGATAGAATTTATGTCGAAGCGTTTATTCCAGTAGCAAAGCATGTTGAAGTGCAGGTAGTAGGAGATGGTCAGGACAACTTTGTGCATTTGGGCGAAAGAGATTGTTCTGTACAACGTAAAAATCAAAAGTTAATAGAAGAATCACCATGTTCTGCTTTATCTGAAGAAAGAAGAACACAAATTTGTAACGATGCTGTTAAAGTAGCACGCGCTTCTAATTATAGAAGTGCTGGTACGATAGAATTTTTAGTTACTGAAGACGCTTATTATTTCATCGAAATGAATGCCAGAATTCAAGTAGAACATACTGTTACTGAAATGAGAGCCAATAGAGATTTATTACAAGCTCAATTATATTTAATGATGCAAAATCAGTTACCTTTTACTCAAGATGAAATAGCTTTCGACGGTCACGTAATCGAAGCACGTATTAATGCGGAAGATCCAGAAAAAGGATTTCAACCTTCACCTGGAAAAGTAAAAGGACTACATTTACCACATGGATTTAACGTAAGAGTAGATTCATTACTTTATTCAGGTTATGTGGTTTCGCCATATTATGACTCGTTAGTAGCTAAAGTAATTGTCAAAGCACCAAATAGACAATTAGCTATAGATAAACTTAAAGTTACTTTAGATGAAATGGTAATTGATGGTTTTACGACTACAGCCGATTTCTTATATGCTGTATTGAATTACCCACCATATGCACATGGAGACGCAAAAGATGTAGATATTAAATTCTTAGATAGACATAATATTATTAAGGAGGCTTAATCATGAAAGTAGATTTAAATTGTGATTTAGGTGAATCATTTGGTAATTACAAGATAGGTAATGATGAAAATATCATACCGGTAATAACTTCGGCGAATATTGCTTGTGGATTCCATGCAGGTGATGCTCAGGTTATGAATAATACAGTTAAATTAGCACATGAAAATAATATTGGAATTGGTGCTCATCCAGGACTACCCGATTTACAAGGATTTGGTAGACGCAATATGGATTTATCACCTCAAGAAATTTATGATACCGTAATTTATCAACTTGGTGCAATTTCTGGTTTCTGTGCGATTCATAATGCAAAATTAAATCATGTTAAGCCTCATGGTGCGCTATATCAAATGGGTGCTAGAGATGAAGAAATAGCTCATGCAATTGCACAAGCAGTTCATGATTTTGATGCTTCTTTAATATTTGTTGGTTTATCTAACACATTATTAATTTCTAAGGCAAAAGAATTAGGCTTACAAACTGCGTCTGAAGTTTTTGCTGATAGACGATATGAAGCAAATGGCCAATTAGTAAGTAGAAAAGAATCTGATGCTTTAATCACAGATACTGAAGAAGCCATTAGTCAAGTTATTTCAATGGTTAAAGATCAACAAGTGATTGCAAAAAATGGCGAGAAAATTGCAATTCAAGCCGATACTATTTGTGTGCATGGCGATGGCGCACATGCTTTTGAATTTGTATCACAAATAAGAGAAAGATTCTCGAAAGAAGGTATTTCTATTTCGACTTTAGGAGGATAAAACAATGGGGAAGAAATTAGCAAAAAAAGATGGGGATTTTCAGTTCACAAAAAATCATAAACGTCTATTGTTAGGTTCAGTATTTTTAATGGCTACTTCTGCGATAGGTCCAGCATTTCTAACACAAACAGCTGTATTTACAGCACAATTTGCAGCAAGTTTTGCTTTTGCAATACTGTTATCAATCATTATTGATATTGGTGCGCAAATTAATATTTGGCGTGTGTTAGTCGTTACTGGTAAAAGGGGGCAAGAAGTAGCAAACGATATTGTTAAAGGATTAGGGACTTTTATTTCGATATTAATCGCCATAGGTGGTCTCGCTTTCAATATTGGTAATATCGCAGGTGCAGGCTTAGGTCTAAATGCAATATTCGGTTTAGACGTTAAATGGGGCGCTGCTATTACGGCAATACTTTCAATCGCTATTTTTATTAGTAAAAGCGGTCAAAAGATTATGGATGTCGTTTCTATGGTCTTAGGAGCTTTAATGATTGTAGTCGTTGCCTTTGTTATGTTTAAAGCACATCCTCCTTATGGAGATGCATTGAAGCATGTCGTAATGCCAGAACATCCAATCGCTTTAGTGTTACCAATTATTACATTAGTTGGCGGAACAGTCGGCGGTTATATTACATTTGCTGGTGCCCACAGAATATTAGATTCAGGTATTGAAGGAAAATCATTTTTACCGTTCGTTAATAAAGCTGCCATTGCAGGTATTTTAACAACTGGTGTATTACGTACATTATTATTCCTTGGTGTACTAGGTGTAGTAGTTACAGGTGCAACATTAAGTTCTGATAATCCTCCTGCATCAGTATTCGAACACGTTTTAGGACCTATAGGTAAAAATATCTTTGGTGTTGTGTTATTTGCTGCTGCTATGTCATCAGTAATTGGATCAGCATACACAAGTTCAACATTCTTAAAAACATTGCATAAATCATTGTTTAATAAAGCCAATTTAATGGTTATTGCTTTTATCGTAGTATCTACAATTATCTTCTTATTTGTTGGTAAACCAGTGTCGTTATTAATTATTGCTGGCGCATTAAATGGATTAATCTTACCAATTACATTAGGTACTATTCTAATTGCAAGTAAACGTAAGTCTATCGTTGGCGATTACAAACACCCTAACTGGATGCTTTGGTTCGGTATTTTAGCAGTGATTGTAACAATTGTTACAGGTATTTTCTCACTGCAAAGTTTAGGAACTTTATTCGGTTCATAAGTTTAAAAATCCATATAGTAGTATTTGTTAACAGGAGTAAGATCATTTATTTAAATGGTTTTACTCCTGTTTTTATGTGTAGTACATTGATGTGCGGATGTGATTGGAACATCGAACAGTATAAAAAAGGTTGCTAAATAGTAGATATAAATTTATAATTATTTGATTCTATAATCGAGCTATGTGCTTAAATATGATAAAATGGCAAAGGCTATGAAATTACATCGAGGTGAACTATAATGATAGGTATAATAGGAGCAATGGAAGAAGAAGTTGCAATACTAAAAGATAAATTAACTCAATTAGAAGAAGTGACAATCGCGCATGTGAAGTTTTATAAAGGAAACTTAAATGACGCACCTGTAGTCTTAACTCAAAGTGGTATTGGAAAAGTAAATGTAGCGATGTCTACGACACTATTAATAGAAAATTTTAAACCATCTAAAATAATAAATACTGGCTCAGCTGGTGCTCTAGATGAAGAACTTAAAGTCGGCGATGTTGTCGTCAGTGAGGCTTTAGCATATCATGATGCAGATGCAACTGCTTTTGGTTATCAATTTGGACAAATACCACAAATGCCTGCAGTTTTTGAAGCAGACAAAACACTATTAACACAATCAATCGAAGCGATTAAAGCGTCTAATTTGCCTGCCAAAACAGGACTAATAGTAAGTGGTGATAGTTTTATAGGTTCTAATGAACAACGTATACAAATAAAACAAAATTTTGCTGATGCCTTAGCTGTAGAGATGGAAGCAACGGCAATTGCACAAACTTGTTATCAATTTAAAGTACCTTTCGTTGTGACTAGAGCAATTTCTGATTTAGCGAATGGAGAAGCAGAAATGAGTTTTGATGAATTTTTAAAAACTGCTGCACGTTCTTCAAGTGAAATAGTAGAAAGATTAATTAAAACAATTTAAAAAGGTGATTATCAAAAATGGGAATTTTCAAGAAATATTTTATGCCAAATGAATATGTGCAATCTATATTTCAAATTGATATAGAAAAACTTGCTGCTTCTGGAGTTAAAGGTATTATAACTGATTTAGATAATACATTAGTTGGTTGGGACGTTGAAGCACCGACAGAAGAAGTTAGAGCATGGTTTAAAAAAGCTAATGACTTAGGTATTACAATTACTATCGTTTCTAACAACAATGAACAACGCGTTGGTAGTTTCTCTCAATCTTTAGATGTAGATTTTATTTTTAAAGCGCGTAAACCTATGGGTAAAGCGTTTATAAAAGCGACGAATCATATGCAATTAAAACCAGAGGAAATCGTAGTAATAGGGGATCAAATGCTTACTGATGTATTCGGCGGCAAAAGAAGAGGACTATTCACTATTATGGTAGTACCAGTAAAACAAACGGATGGATTTATTACTAAATTCAATAGAATAATTGAACGTAGATTACTCCAGCACTTTAGAAAAAAAGGCTATATCACATGGGAGGAATATTGATTGTCAGAAACTGAAGAACTAAAATGTATCGGTTGCGGTGCAACATTGCAATCTGAAGATCCAAATGCAGCTGGTTATGTGCCAGAATATAACTTATTTAGAGAAGATGTTGTTTGTAAAAGATGTTTTAGATTAAAAAACTATAATGAAGTACAAGATGTTGGAATGAATAGCGAAGACTTTTTAGATTTATTAAATGGTCTAGCAGATAAAAAAGGTATCGTTGTCAATGTCGTCGATATTTTTGACTTTGAAGGGTCATTTATTAATGCCTTAAAACGTATCGTTGGTAATAAGAAAGTTATATTAGCTGCTAATAAATTAGATTTGTTACCTAAACAAATTAATAAAAGAAGAGTTAAAGAATGGCTGAAAAAAACTGCAAGAAAATACGGTTTAGAAGCTGAAGAAGTTACACTAATTTCTGCAGATAAAGGTTGGGGCATTGAAGAATTAATGTCTACAATCGAGCAAAAACGTAATCAGCAAGATGTTTATATTGTAGGGACAACAAACGTTGGTAAATCTACGCTTATTAATAAACTCATTGAACAAAGTGTAGGAGAAAAAGATATCGTTACAACTTCTCGCTTCCCAGGAACAACTTTAGATATGATAGATATTCCTTTAGATGAAACAACATTTATGTATGATACGCCAGGTATTATACAAGATCATCAAATGACGCATTATGTTACTGAAAAAGAACTTAAAACAATCATGCCTAAAAATGAAATTAAACAACGTGTCTACCAACTTAATGAAGGTCAAACTTTATTCTTTGGTGGTTTAGCACGTATTGATTACGTTAGTGGTGGCAAACGACCTCTCGTTTGTTACTTTTCAAACGAATTAAACATTCATAGAACTAAAACAGAAAACGCTAATGATTTATGGCGCAAACAACTTGGTGCAGTATTATCACCACCAAAAGATAGTCAAAATTTTGATTTAGCAAATGTTAAAGCTGTTAGATTAGAAACTGGTAAAGAAAAACGTGATGTTATGATTTCAGGTCTTGGTTTTATTACAATAGAAGCAGGAGCAAAAGTTATCGTTAGAGTACCGAAGAATGTAGATGTAGTGTTAAGAAATTCAATTATGTAAGGTGTGTTAAATATGAAATATGCAGTAATAGGTAGCCCAATAGATCATTCATTATCTCCAGTAATGCATAATGCGAATTTTAAAGCACTTGGCTTAGAATACGACTATGAGGCTCTGAATATTGATCCTAGTAACTTTGATTCGATAAAAGAAATTATTAAAAAGCAAAATCTCTCAGGTTTTAATATTACAATTCCGCATAAAGAAAATATTATACCTTATCTCGATGAAATAGATGAACAATCAAAAACGGTTGGCGCTGTAAATACAGTGAAAATAAACGACAATAAATGGATTGGTTATAATACGGATGGTATTGGCTATGTCGAAGGGTTAAAAACTGTTTATCCTGACTTATCAAATGCGTATATTTTAATAATAGGCGCGGGTGGAGCAAGCAAAGGCATTACTAATGAATTGATGAAGCATGTTAATCCTAAAATTACAGTAGCCAATCGAACACTTAGTAGATTTGATAATTGGCAAATGAATATTAATAAAATCGGTTTAAATGATGCAGAAAAAGCATTATCTGAATTTGATATCATAATTAATACAACGCCCGTCGGCATGAATAACAATAGTGATTTAGTGATTAATTTGGATAATCTAGCACCTCATACTTTAGTGAGTGATATCGTTTATATTCCATTTAAAACACCCATTTTAAAAGCAGCAGAAGCAAAAGGAAATCCAATACAAAACGGCTTAGACATGTTCGTAAACCAAGGTGCAGAAAGTTTTAAAATTTGGACAGATTTAACACCAAATTATGACGTTATGAAAGACACGGTATTAAACCATTTATAAAGGAGCTATTATATGTTAACGGGTAAACAAAAAAGATTTTTAAGAAGTAAGGCACATAATGTTGATCCAACTTTCCAAATTGGTAAAGCTGGTATTAACGACAATATGGTCGAGCAATTAGTTGATATTTTAGAAAACAGAGAATTAATTAAAATACACGTATTACAAAATAATTTTGAAGATAAAAATGATTTGGCACAAGAAGTGAGTCAAAAAACGAATAGCGAAATCGTACAAGTTATCGGGTCAATGATTGTTCTTTACAAAGAATCACAAGATAATAAAACAATAGAATTACCATAATGACTAATTCTATTGTTATTTATGGTGGCCAATTTAACCCGATACACACTGCACATTTGCTAGTCGCAAGTGAAGTGAATAACTTATTAACACCAGACAAATTTTATTTTATGCCGAGCCATATGTCTCCGCTCAAAACACATGAAGATTATCTTGATGCACGTTATAGAGTGAAAATGATTGAAAACTCAATTAAAGAACTTGGATTTGGTGAACTTTGTTTAGACGAAATCGAAAGAGAAGGACAAAGCTATACGTATGATACAATTACGCGTATTGTTAATAAAAATCCAAATAGTAAAATTTACGTCGTTATCGGTACCGATCAGTATGATCAATTAGATAAATGGTACAAAATTGATGAACTAATGCAATATATTACATTTGTCATTGTGAATAGATATAAGGAAACACAAGAGGTAGAAGATAATATGATAGCCATTAATATCCCACGTATGGATATTAGTTCTACAATGATTAGAGAACGCGTTAAAAATAAACAATCTATTCAAATTCTTGTCCCTCAAAGTGTTGAACAATATATTAGAGAGGAACGATTGTATGAAAATTGATAGTGCTGTTGAATTAGTTAAAGAAAAGTTACCAGAAAAACGTTTTATACACTCAATGAATGTGGCGAAGACAGCTGTTAAGCTTGCAGAAATATACGATGGTGACCCACAGAAAGCTGAATTAGCTGGTGTTTTACACGATTATTGTAAATATGATGATTTGGGGACTATGTATCAAATCGTTACTCAAAATGGCTTAGACAGTAATTTATTGAGTTATGGTTCTGAGATATTACACGGGCCAGTGGCCGCCGTTATTATGAATAAAGACTATGGAGTCAACGATGAGGAAGTTTTATTAGCCATCAAAAACCATACAACTGGCCGTGCGCAAATGACTAAAACTGAAAAATTAGTTTTTATTGCTGATTATATTGAACCGGGTCGACAAACACCTGGCGTTGAAGAAATAAGAGATTTAGCATACAATCAAGGTAGTTTAGATAAAACAATTTATGAGATATCTAAACGCACAGTACTACATTTGATTAGTAAGGATATAAACGTATATGACGCTACAATTGCTTGTTTAAATTATTATAATTATAGTGATGAAAGAATAAAGGATGATTAAATGAATTCAGATCAATTATTAAAATTAGCCATTCAGGCTACAGAAGATAAAAAAGCAGAAGATATAATTTCAATCGACATGCGAGGAATCAGTGATATGACTGATTATTTCGTTGTTTGTCATGGGAATAACGACCGTCAAGTTCAAGCTATTGCAAAAGCTGTAAAAGACGCTGCGCACGAAGCTGAAATTGAAGTTAAACGTATGGAAGGATATAACGAGGCGCGTTGGGTATTAATAGATTTAGCTGACGTTGTTATCCATGTGTTCCATAAAGACGAACGTGATTATTATAATATCGAAAAATTATATCAAGACGCACCAATCGAAACTTATAGACAGGCAGTTTATTAATTATGTCACAGTATGAAGGCTTAAGTTTATTTTATGATCAATTAACTTTTGACCAACCTTACGAGTCTTGGTTAAAAATCGTTGAACATTTTGCGCCACATCACCATTCTCTATTAGATATAGGATGTGGCACAGGAAACTTAACAACTTTATTGACGCAGTTTGATAACGTCACAGGTATGGACCTAAGTGTAGATATGTTATCATTGGCTGCAAATAAAGCTCATAATATTAATTGGATCGAAGGAGACATGACTGATTTCACATTAAATTCAAAATTTGATGTCATTACTATCTTCTGTGATTCATTAAATTATTTAGCTGATTTAGAAGATGTTAAGGCGACATTTACAAATGTCTATCAACATTTAGAAGATAACGGTGTATTGATGTTTGATGTGCACACGATAAATAAATTCGACTCATTGTTTAATAACCAAAGTTATATAGACGAAACTGATGAAGTATTTTTAGGTTGGGATGCTATTAGAGGTGAAGAGCCCTATAGTGTTTGGCACGATATGTCTTTCTTTATGAAGCAATCCAATGACTTATATCAAAGATTCGACGAAAGTCATTATCAACGAACATTCACCGAAGATACTTATAAAAAATTATTAAATGACATTGGTTTTACTAATATTACTACTTTTGTAGATTTCGATATTAATAACCATGATGAAAATGGAAATAGACTATTTTTTATCGTAAATAAATAAAGTAACTACACTTCTTTACACGTGTTTATCTGTAAAGGAGTGATTTTTTATGTCTCAATGGTTAGTACAACTAAGGTCAGCTTTATTAAAGAAACGATATTTAATTTTTATATTTTGCCTAAGTGTTATAGCAATTATAATTTTAGCTTTCTCAAGCTTTGGTAAAACAAATATATCGCATTATTCTAATATAGAGATGAAAAATCAGCATGATAATTTAAAAAAGCATACAACTATTGCTGCACAACAAAACACTAAAATTAAACAGCCTGAAATTATATATGTAGATATCAAAGGGGCAGTTAAATATCCCAACGTTTATCAAATGAAATCCACTGATAGGGTAAAACAACTTTTAGATAAAGCTCAACCCACTAATGATGCCGAGTTATCTACAGTTAATCTTGCTGAGAAATTATTAGATCAAAAATTAGTGATAATACCAAGTAAAAATGATAAAGTAAATGCATTAAATACTAATTTAACTTCTACTCATCAACCACCTAATAAAAACGCTAAATCACCAGTTAATTTAAATACAGCAACCATCGATGAACTAAAATCAATCAATGGTATTGGAGAGTCTAAAGCTCAAGCTATTATTAACTATAGAGAACAACATGGGCAGTTTGATAGTATTGAAAAATTAAAAGAAGTCAAAGGTATAGGCGCGAAAACATACGAAAAATTACAAGCAGAATTCACATTATAAATGCATTGTATTAAAATTGTCTTATTAGTTATTAAATTTAATTGGAGGCTTCAATATGGACAGAATTAAATGGGACGAATACTTTATGGCTCAAAGCCAACTATTAGCATTACGATCAACTTGTGAGCGATTATCAGTAGGAGCTACAATTGTTAAAGACAATAGAATTATCGCAGGTGGTTATAATGGCTCCGTTACTGGGGAAGTCCACTGCATAGATGAAGGGTGCTTAGTTGAAGATGGGCATTGCATTAGAACTATTCATGCAGAGATGAATGCACTATTACAATGTGCTAAACAGGGCGTGTCTACAGAAGGTGCAACGATTTATGTGACGCATTTCCCTTGTTTAAACTGCACTAAATCTATAATACAAGCTGGCATTACGACGATTTATTATGCGGAAGATTATCATAATCATGCTTATGCATTAAAATTATTAGATCAACAAAATATTGAATATAAAAAAATTCCATTTAACCCTGAACACGTAGCGCAATATTTATTAAATAAATAGCACATGTTTTATTTTGCTTTAGCATTTTTAGTTGGCTTATTGTGGTTACATAACGAAATATTAGCGATAACATTATTTGTAATAATTATGTTTAGTATGTATAGAAAAAAATGCAGTTGGTCTATGATAGGTATCGTTCTTATCATACCAATAGTAAGCTTTACATATTTTGAAAAACATTTTGTACAAACATTTCAACAACGTACACATATATTACAGAATCCAAAGATAAACCAATATGTAACATTTGTAGCTGTACATCAATCTAACAAAAACAGTATTAATGGCACTTTAAAGATTGATGATAAAAAGTATCGTTTTTTTCACTTTAGCAATGAACCATTGAACATTGACGTAATTAATAATCGCACATGTCCTGTAGATGGTTCATTTAAGCCTATTACTTCTTCAGTTTATCGTCCTTTAATAATCAATATAAAACATATCAATATAAATGAGTGCATACCTACGCATAAAACACTATTAACTGCTTTTAACGACCACAAATATTATTTATACCATAAAATTAAAAGTTCAGGTCTTCAACAATACGATAAGATTATAGCTTTATTATTAGGAGACGTAACCTTTTTACCTAAGAACCTACTAGATGCTGTTAAAGTTATAGGAATTTATCATTTAATGGCGGTGAGTGGGTCTCATATAATAGCCATCGTTGCTATGCTTTATTTTATTTGCATTAGATTGGGATTACCGATTCCTTTCATAAAAGTAGCCATTTGCATCATTCTTCCTATATACGCATGTTATACAGACTTCGCTCCAAGCGCATTAAGAGCTATCACAATGGTCATAATAGTCACATTATTGCCTCGCTTTTTATTATATAGAGCTCTTGATGTGCTAGGTAGCACATTTATTATACTTTCTACAATAAATCCTCAACTTGTCTATGACATTGGTTTCCAATTTTCTTTCCTTATAACGCTTTTTATTCTACTATCTGCACCATTATTAATTCAGCATAATAAAGCAATTGCGCTACTGTTGTTAAATGTTATAACATTTTTAGGAAGTTTTATGATAAGTAGTATTCATTTTAATCAAATTCAATGGATTGGCCTCTTTTCAAATATTCTTTTTATACCGTTATATACTTTTATATTTTTTCCATTAGCAATATTTTACTTATTTTATATTCATGTACCAATATCATTTCAATGGGTACCATTAATAGTTGATAATATATTTATTTTTCACGATAAGTTGGTCCAATTTTTTATAATATTTAAGAGTATACGTTGGTTTGTTCCTGAATTGAATCATTTTGAAGTTACACTATACTTTCTATTTATTTTAGTAATTTTAAGAGCGCTTGTATTAAGAAAATTTATACAGACAGTAGTATTATTTACTATATTTGCATTCGCCATAACTTATTTAACTAGAGATTATTCGGCTCAGCTCACTATGTTTGATGTGGGTCATGGAGATGCATTTTTACTGAAAACTACAAAAAATAAGACACTTATGATCGACACAGGAGGCAAACATGTAGACGATAAAATACACTATATTGGTACTTTATCTAAATATAAGATTTTACCTACGCTGAAGAAAAAAGGGATTAAAAAAATTGATTATCTTATCATTACACATCCACATAATGATCATATGGGTGAATTGGAATTTTTATGCCAAGACTTAACATTCTCCAATATAATAATTAATAAGCAATCATTTACACAACAACAACTAGCATATATCAATACATTAGCTACCATTTATAATTTTAAGATTGTTGATTTTCATTCATTGAACAAAGTCTACCTTGATCAATTTTTTATAGAACTATTAGATGCTACAATTCCGCAATCTGATGATCCAAATAAGCAGTCCATTGTGACTTTAGTAAAATATAAAGACTATAAATTATTGTTTATGGGTGATGCAACTAGCGACAACGAACAAATATTGCTATCTAAATATGATCTTTCAAATATTGATATTTTGAAAGTAGGGCATCATGGTAGTAAAACAAGTAGTAGCGAATCATTTATTCAGATCACAAAACCACGAATTACTTTAATATCTAACGGACAAAATAACAGATTTCAGTTACCACATATGCAAGTATTGAATAAGTTAAAAATAATTAATTCGAACGTTTATGACACTGCGCAACATGGACAAGTTACGATAACTTTAAATAAAGAATTAGCAATAAGTACTGAAAAATAATGAAACCTTCTAGAGTGTAGCACTGACAAATGATATAATTAGTAGTGTTTTTAGTTGTGAAAGGATGCTATTTTAATGAGCGAGAATATTATTACTATATATGGTGAAGCACCTGAACTTATAGAGAAGAAAAGTAATGAAATTATAGCTAAATATTTGAATGAACCAAAAGATGACTTCAATTTTATTAAGTTTAATTTATATGAAACTGAAATAGCGCCAATAATTGAAGAATCATTAACGATGCCTTTATTTTCTGATAAAAAAGTCGTATTAGTACAAAATGCGTATGTTTTTACAGGAGAAAAGCCACCTAAAGATATTAATCATAATATTGATCAATTACTTGAATTTATTAATAAATATGATGGTGAAAGTTTAGTTATTTTTGAAGTTTATCAATCTAAACTTGATGAACGTAAAAAATTAGTTAAACAGCTTAAGGCCAATACTAAACTTATAAAAATTGAACAAATGTCTGAAGAAGATATAAAAAATTGGATTAAACAATCCCTTCATGAAGAATATAAAGATATTAAACAAGATGCATTAAATTTATTTATCGAATTAACAGGCATAAATTTTAATGTAGTAAAACAAGAATTAGGAAAGTTAATATTATTTTTAGGGGATAGACCGACGATAAATAGACAAGACATCTCTCAAATCGTCAATAGAAGTTTAGAGCAAAACGTGTTTTTGCTAACAGAGTATATTCAAAAAAATAAAAAAGAAAAAGCCGTGCAACTCGTTAAAGATTTAATAGTTATGAAAGAAGAACCAATTAAATTATTAGCTTTAATAACGAGCAATTATAGGCTATATTATCAAAGTAAAATATTGAGCCAAAAAGGTTACAGTGGGCAGCAAATAGCCAAAACGATAAATGTACATCCATATCGCGTAAAATTAGCGCTTAACCATGCTCGTCAGTATAATATCGATGATTTATTAAACATTATAAACAGCTGTGCCGAGACTGACTACAAATTGAAGTCCTCATACATGGATAAAGAGTTAATTTTAGAATTATTTATATTATCACTTTAATTAAAAAAAGGTATAAAAAAAGTTCAAGCATAGGCTTGAACTTTTAATTATTTAGCAGCTGACATTAATGATGATTTAATACGATCAGCTTTGTTTGAGTGGATTAAGTTGCGTTGCGCAGCTTTATCTACTTTTTTAATTGCAAAGTTTACTAATTCTGATTTGTTATCAGCATTAGTTTCAATTGCTGATTTTGCTCTTTTAACTGCTGTACGCATTTCTGATTTTTGAGTCACGTTTTGTGTTTCAGCAGATTGTGTTGTTTTAACACGTTTTACTGCAGATTTAATGTTTGGCATGAGTGTCACCTCCTAAAAGTGAGCTTAGCTATCAAATTTTATTTGATTACAACAAAAAATATTTTATCAAATCAGTAACCTTTGTGCAATCATTTATTTAATGATAGTGACTTTATTTTTGATTTAAAAATAATAATTGGAAACTCTGACAAATATCTTTATAATGAATATGTTACACATAATATCATTATAAATACAAGTTTTTCAACGAGGTTTGCATTTATAATATAAAAACGTTATTCTGACAAAGATGTCTTACATAATATACGGGTTAGAATTATGAAAGTGAGAATGATAATACAT
The Staphylococcus kloosii genome window above contains:
- the yqeH gene encoding ribosome biogenesis GTPase YqeH yields the protein MSETEELKCIGCGATLQSEDPNAAGYVPEYNLFREDVVCKRCFRLKNYNEVQDVGMNSEDFLDLLNGLADKKGIVVNVVDIFDFEGSFINALKRIVGNKKVILAANKLDLLPKQINKRRVKEWLKKTARKYGLEAEEVTLISADKGWGIEELMSTIEQKRNQQDVYIVGTTNVGKSTLINKLIEQSVGEKDIVTTSRFPGTTLDMIDIPLDETTFMYDTPGIIQDHQMTHYVTEKELKTIMPKNEIKQRVYQLNEGQTLFFGGLARIDYVSGGKRPLVCYFSNELNIHRTKTENANDLWRKQLGAVLSPPKDSQNFDLANVKAVRLETGKEKRDVMISGLGFITIEAGAKVIVRVPKNVDVVLRNSIM
- the yqeK gene encoding bis(5'-nucleosyl)-tetraphosphatase (symmetrical) YqeK; amino-acid sequence: MKIDSAVELVKEKLPEKRFIHSMNVAKTAVKLAEIYDGDPQKAELAGVLHDYCKYDDLGTMYQIVTQNGLDSNLLSYGSEILHGPVAAVIMNKDYGVNDEEVLLAIKNHTTGRAQMTKTEKLVFIADYIEPGRQTPGVEEIRDLAYNQGSLDKTIYEISKRTVLHLISKDINVYDATIACLNYYNYSDERIKDD
- the aroE gene encoding shikimate dehydrogenase, encoding MKYAVIGSPIDHSLSPVMHNANFKALGLEYDYEALNIDPSNFDSIKEIIKKQNLSGFNITIPHKENIIPYLDEIDEQSKTVGAVNTVKINDNKWIGYNTDGIGYVEGLKTVYPDLSNAYILIIGAGGASKGITNELMKHVNPKITVANRTLSRFDNWQMNINKIGLNDAEKALSEFDIIINTTPVGMNNNSDLVINLDNLAPHTLVSDIVYIPFKTPILKAAEAKGNPIQNGLDMFVNQGAESFKIWTDLTPNYDVMKDTVLNHL
- a CDS encoding class I SAM-dependent DNA methyltransferase, which produces MSQYEGLSLFYDQLTFDQPYESWLKIVEHFAPHHHSLLDIGCGTGNLTTLLTQFDNVTGMDLSVDMLSLAANKAHNINWIEGDMTDFTLNSKFDVITIFCDSLNYLADLEDVKATFTNVYQHLEDNGVLMFDVHTINKFDSLFNNQSYIDETDEVFLGWDAIRGEEPYSVWHDMSFFMKQSNDLYQRFDESHYQRTFTEDTYKKLLNDIGFTNITTFVDFDINNHDENGNRLFFIVNK
- the rsfS gene encoding ribosome silencing factor, which translates into the protein MNSDQLLKLAIQATEDKKAEDIISIDMRGISDMTDYFVVCHGNNDRQVQAIAKAVKDAAHEAEIEVKRMEGYNEARWVLIDLADVVIHVFHKDERDYYNIEKLYQDAPIETYRQAVY
- the yhbY gene encoding ribosome assembly RNA-binding protein YhbY → MLTGKQKRFLRSKAHNVDPTFQIGKAGINDNMVEQLVDILENRELIKIHVLQNNFEDKNDLAQEVSQKTNSEIVQVIGSMIVLYKESQDNKTIELP
- a CDS encoding nicotinate-nucleotide adenylyltransferase, with the protein product MTNSIVIYGGQFNPIHTAHLLVASEVNNLLTPDKFYFMPSHMSPLKTHEDYLDARYRVKMIENSIKELGFGELCLDEIEREGQSYTYDTITRIVNKNPNSKIYVVIGTDQYDQLDKWYKIDELMQYITFVIVNRYKETQEVEDNMIAINIPRMDISSTMIRERVKNKQSIQILVPQSVEQYIREERLYEN
- a CDS encoding ComEA family DNA-binding protein, encoding MSQWLVQLRSALLKKRYLIFIFCLSVIAIIILAFSSFGKTNISHYSNIEMKNQHDNLKKHTTIAAQQNTKIKQPEIIYVDIKGAVKYPNVYQMKSTDRVKQLLDKAQPTNDAELSTVNLAEKLLDQKLVIIPSKNDKVNALNTNLTSTHQPPNKNAKSPVNLNTATIDELKSINGIGESKAQAIINYREQHGQFDSIEKLKEVKGIGAKTYEKLQAEFTL